Proteins encoded within one genomic window of Sphingosinicella ginsenosidimutans:
- a CDS encoding NupC/NupG family nucleoside CNT transporter: MNYLIGVGGIVVILAIAVLFSSNRRWIRLRVVGAAFALQAALAVLVLGTPWGRNVIGAMSAGVSDLLGYAQAGIDFVFGPLASPEIGGHSFALAALPVIIFFASLISILYHLGIMQLIIKWLGGAIQLVTGITKVESLGSAANIFVGQSESPLTIKPYLANLTPSQLFCIMSVGMAGVAGTILLAYAQMFGDQRDVFLPYLLAASFMSAPGGILMAKIIMPDDPAARGIEPEPIDEGEHGEERPANVIMAAAVGAQTGVKLAVAVGAMVLAFVALVALANGILGGIGHLFGFDGLSFQWILGKVFQPVMFMLNVPWNEAGTAGGLFGTKVVLNEFVAFIDLSNIRSTLSPITVAITTFMLCGFANFSSIAIQMAVTGGLAPNQRPMIARLGLKALLAGSLSNLMSAALAGLILSATA; encoded by the coding sequence ATGAACTATCTGATCGGCGTCGGCGGCATCGTCGTGATCCTGGCGATCGCGGTGCTCTTCTCATCGAACCGGCGCTGGATCCGGCTGCGCGTCGTCGGCGCGGCCTTCGCGCTCCAGGCGGCGCTCGCGGTGCTGGTGCTCGGCACGCCCTGGGGCCGCAACGTGATCGGCGCGATGTCGGCCGGGGTATCGGACCTGCTGGGCTATGCACAGGCCGGGATCGACTTCGTGTTCGGGCCGCTCGCATCGCCGGAAATCGGCGGGCACAGCTTCGCGCTCGCCGCGCTGCCGGTGATCATCTTCTTCGCCAGCCTGATCTCGATCCTCTACCATCTCGGCATCATGCAGCTGATCATCAAATGGCTCGGCGGCGCGATCCAGCTGGTGACGGGAATCACCAAGGTCGAATCGCTCGGATCGGCCGCCAACATCTTCGTCGGCCAGTCGGAAAGCCCGCTGACGATCAAGCCCTATCTCGCCAACCTCACGCCATCGCAGCTGTTCTGCATCATGAGCGTCGGCATGGCCGGCGTCGCGGGGACGATCCTGCTCGCCTACGCCCAGATGTTCGGGGACCAGCGCGACGTCTTCCTGCCCTATCTGCTCGCGGCGAGCTTCATGTCGGCGCCGGGCGGCATCCTGATGGCCAAGATCATCATGCCCGACGATCCGGCCGCGCGCGGCATCGAGCCGGAGCCGATCGACGAAGGCGAACATGGCGAGGAACGGCCGGCCAATGTCATCATGGCCGCGGCCGTCGGCGCCCAGACCGGCGTCAAGCTCGCGGTCGCGGTCGGCGCGATGGTGCTCGCCTTCGTCGCGCTGGTCGCGCTCGCCAACGGCATCCTCGGCGGCATCGGCCACCTGTTCGGCTTCGACGGCCTGTCCTTCCAGTGGATCCTCGGCAAGGTCTTCCAGCCGGTCATGTTCATGCTGAACGTGCCGTGGAACGAGGCCGGGACGGCGGGCGGCCTGTTCGGCACGAAGGTGGTGCTGAACGAATTCGTCGCGTTCATCGATCTCAGCAACATCCGCTCGACGCTCTCGCCGATCACCGTCGCGATCACCACCTTCATGCTGTGCGGCTTCGCCAATTTCAGCTCGATCGCGATCCAGATGGCGGTGACGGGCGGGCTCGCCCCCAACCAGCGGCCGATGATCGCGCGGCTCGGGCTGAAGGCGCTGCTCGCCGGATCGCTCTCCAACCTGATGAGCGCTGCGCTGGCGGGGCTGATCCTGTCCGCCACCGCCTGA